TTGATAACATTGGCAAAGCTAACATTACCCTAGAAATAGGAGGGGGAGAAATCCCCAAACCCAATTAAACGCCCAACCGAGGCGGGTCTAAGCAGAACAATATCGGTAGCCTCAATCCTGTAATCCCAGCAGGTATGCCGGGGAGTTTCGCCACTTCTGAGGCACAACGGTTTACTCCAAACCACAAGAATTCACTATGTTGCATAGACCCCGCCCTGCCTTTCCTCTCACCGCCAAGCTGAGTACAGCTATGGCGGGAGTCGACCGGGAGGAAGAAAGATGAAAGCAGGCGAAATAATTCGTGTTATTGTTTTTAGCCTGATCGGGGCTGTTTTAATGTTCTGGGTACAGCCCTTACTTTATCAAAGTAGAATAATTCGGCTCGCTGATGTTCCTAGAATTGAGGCTTGGGTGAGTAATTATTACATGATTGCAGCGGCTATCGTCTTTGCTGTGTCACTAATATCAACTGTAATTTGGTGCGTAATGGCTGCTTTAGCACCGCATCATAAAGGAAACCATGTGGATAAGTGGTCATTAATCTGGTGGATAATTGGCATCTTTCCAGTTGTGAGTATTTGTGTAGCTATCGGTTTTTTTAAGGGCAGTAATGATGCTCTTTTGTCTTTAACAGCCTTATTCATTTTTGATATTTTGTTGATTTATTGGTGGATAACTGCAACAAGTACGCCAGGGCTTTTAATGTATATTCCTCCCTTGGCAATCCCACTGCGCCGTTTAATAGGAGATAGCTAATGTCAATATATATTATTGGAATTGGTGGAACTGGAGCTAAATGTGTTGAGGCGATCGCCCAACTTGCTGCTATCGGTTTATTTAATGAACAGCCTCTCAAGGTATTGTTTATAGATGCCGATGAGACGAATGGAAATCTCAATCGCGCCCGTAGCAGCCTGAGTAGTTATCAAAGATGCTATGAATTAGTGTCGGGGGGTGATAAACAGCAATGCCCTTGGATGAAAACCCCCATTGAGTCTTTTGATTTGTGGTCGCCCTTTGCCGAACAAAGTTTCAATAAAGAACTGAAAACATTTTTTAACTACAATACCCTTAAACAAAACCAACCCACGTTAGGCAATCTATTCGATGTTCTTTATACCAAAGAAGAACGAGAAGCTAACTTAGATGTTGGGTTTCGGGGGCGACCTGCCATTGGTTCAGCCGTCATGAGTCAGGTAGATTTAGACCGATTAGATCAGGAACCTTGGGGAAGATTTATTCAGCAGATTCAGACAGATACCAGTAGCGGGAAAAATCCCAAAGTCTTTCTCTGTGGATCAATTTTTGGGGGAACCGGAGCTTCTGGATTACCCACAATTGCTCGTCTGATTGATAATAAGTTAAAAAAAATTAATATCCGCGATCGGGTTCAAATCGGTTGTTTATTCGCCTTACCCTATTTTGGGTTCTCCGCCACCCCCGATGAAGACCCTAATGGGATCTATGCCCGCTCCGAGCAGTTTTTACTCAATACTGAAGCGGCTCTCCGGTATTATGTTACCCAAGGTCAAGTCATTTTTGATACAGTTTATCTTTTGGGAAATGAAAACTTCTCAACGGTTAAATTTAGTATTGGCAAAAATGATCAATGTAACGATCCCCACTTCATTGAGCTATACGCTGGATTAGCCGCACGACAGTTTTTGTTGAAACCTCCCAGCCAAAAAGGGGCTGTCGTCTTAATCAGCCGAAAGAATATGGGACATCTAACCTGGAACGATATTCCCGAACAAGGGGAAGTCAAGCCCAATTTGGTGAACGCCACCCGGTTTGCCTATACTTGGTTAGCTGAAATCGCGCCCGAATTAGCGAATGCGAAGCAACAGGGAGTAGATCGGTTCCAAAGACTAGCACCTTGGCTCACCAAATTCTTCCGTCCTGCCAAATCACAAGCTAATCTGCCGGAATTTTCTGACTTAAAGCAACAGGAGGCAATTGGGATTATCAGCAACTGGTGTGAAAATTATTTGCGCTGGCTCACTGAAATTCACAAATGTACCGGAGATAGCATTGAATTATTTAATGTTAGTGCTTTTGATGATCTCAACTCAGAACTGAAGGGAGAAGAACTACCGAATTTAGTGATTGGGGACAACCGAGATAAAAGTCGAAAATCACAAGATACTCCCAAAAAAATTAAAGAACGGTTAAATCCCAGTGTAGTCACCCCCCCTAATCAAGGCACTGTGGGACTGGCTAAAGCTGTATATCTTTTATGTAAACTCTAGTGGAGAAATTGTTTATGACTTTCTTAATCTTGCCGAAATTAAAACAAAATAGTGACGTTAGACCCAGTGATGAGGCGGGAAAATGGGATGCTCAAGCCCCAAAAACTTTTCAGGATGTTGCTTCTAGTTTAGATTACAAATCTCCGGGCCGAGTCAAGAGCGTGAGTTCTGTCCCGACAATGTGGGCGCGTCCCCTGTCGATAGAAATGGCTTTACATAACTCCGGCTATCCCATTCGTGCCGAATTAATTGAGCAATGGCAAGGAATGTTGGCAGCACTCGCCTTAGCGGAGATCCGAGGATTTCCCCTATTGGCTCAATTGCTAGATTTAGAGAATTTAAGGGATCAAAAAAATTCCTTTGCCCGCTCTCTGTACGAACTTTTACCAGATCCCGTTAACGCCCTCTACACTCTCGACGGGAAAAATCCTTGGCAAGATGTCTATGTATTCTTATGGGACGGAAATCCTGTCGGAATGACCAGCCCCAGTACCTTAGTTGTTCCGTCTGAGGAAGGCAAATGGGAAGGTCTTCCCTGGTGGAACCGTCAAGAGAGCAGATTAGAAACTCCTCATCGCTATCTCAACATCAGTGAGAAAGGCTTGTTGTGGCGCTGGTTAGAAAATTTGCGAAAGGAACTAAATAACCATAAAGGTCAGCCAGAAGCCCTCGATATGATGAGAGGTTTATTAGATGAGTTTCGAGATAGCTTGGGAGCTTATCCACAGCAAAACTTAAGTTTGAGTGATGATCCTCAATTTTTTGGAGTCGAGCTTAATAAAGGGGTGCTAAGAGGTCTTAACAAACCGGTTAAATCCCAGCCGAAAGCTTCCTGTGTGCGTTTAATTCCCAGCCCCGACAAGCCAAAAGTTCGAGACTTACTGATTATTGATCCAGAAATTGCCAAAGCTTGGGACGAAAAATCTCAAAATATTTGGGTTTATGAGAACAAAACTCTAGCATCATTAAATATTGAAGATCTAAAAACTGGAAAAATCCTGTGGAACAACGTTGAATGTCTTGAATCCAAAGATTTATTTTTGCCAAAATTCACTTTTATTGACCTAGAGGATGCCCTACCTGGAGCTTTTTTACCCAATACCAATCAGTTGAATTTTAATGGAAAAAAAATCACACCGTTAATTCCCCTTAATCCCATTCTGCTGAACTATCTTACTCCTGAAGACTTAATTAAACGGATTCAAATCACACCGATTAATGGCAGTGAAGGGCCTTTGGTACGGGTTGTTCTGGATTTGCCACTTTCCGGCTTGAAGAATGATGACAAACAACCTCAAAACTATCGGATTTTCAAGGATTATCCCATTCAAGAAGAAAACGCCTTAACTGAAGTTCCCGTCTTAGAATTGTGGCCTAATTTCCGGGCTGAAAATTGGAAAGAATACTATGCTTTTTACTACGACGTAGAAAATGGTGAGGAAACTTTCCAAGTTAGCTTTCCTGAAGCCCAAAATCCTCATCTGTTCCAAGATCGTAGAGGGAATTATCAAATCGCTCGATTAGAAGAATTTCCTAGCTTTATTACCTGCCAAAATCCGGCTAGAATACCGATAGGTTTAATCCTTCTAAAAACTCCTGAAAAAATTCAACTAACAGCTTCGTGGAAAGTCGGGGTAGATTTTGGAACTTCTTTTACA
This genomic stretch from Planktothrix serta PCC 8927 harbors:
- a CDS encoding cell division protein FtsA — protein: MTFLILPKLKQNSDVRPSDEAGKWDAQAPKTFQDVASSLDYKSPGRVKSVSSVPTMWARPLSIEMALHNSGYPIRAELIEQWQGMLAALALAEIRGFPLLAQLLDLENLRDQKNSFARSLYELLPDPVNALYTLDGKNPWQDVYVFLWDGNPVGMTSPSTLVVPSEEGKWEGLPWWNRQESRLETPHRYLNISEKGLLWRWLENLRKELNNHKGQPEALDMMRGLLDEFRDSLGAYPQQNLSLSDDPQFFGVELNKGVLRGLNKPVKSQPKASCVRLIPSPDKPKVRDLLIIDPEIAKAWDEKSQNIWVYENKTLASLNIEDLKTGKILWNNVECLESKDLFLPKFTFIDLEDALPGAFLPNTNQLNFNGKKITPLIPLNPILLNYLTPEDLIKRIQITPINGSEGPLVRVVLDLPLSGLKNDDKQPQNYRIFKDYPIQEENALTEVPVLELWPNFRAENWKEYYAFYYDVENGEETFQVSFPEAQNPHLFQDRRGNYQIARLEEFPSFITCQNPARIPIGLILLKTPEKIQLTASWKVGVDFGTSFTNVYVNRKDIVEPLPLENLHLKVTEVQVDTRNPVLFEYFIPESFIPPEKPLPLSSVLTTRGKPLSIPNQDRQDRPIYDGRIYIPDRKRFEPQQNWMETDLKWKNLILNLLFLKHLALHITALAAKNGVREIQWSFSYPSAFSNGDKSRYAQSWQRLTEGLEAQTGIRQLCPAVSDLDSFRTESLAIAQYFADQEDYNLVASTCIDMGGGTSDISIWQDNQLVHQCSVLLAGRDLFSQFLELNPTFFSNRLEVDSQDWQGLKEGKFNAKLDVFLRLEGESWLKNKRHEVEDQEDFLGFLGLMALGFSGLYYYVGTLLGVLYNEGKYNRNEITPVYMGGNGSRLLHWLAIGGQFDKDSEVNQLFSWMLSKGSGFPDTEEITRLSQKPKDEVACGLVLERTKLTGLRKKDKDPLIAGENCEVNGTLIDWRDRLELDGNIQEFKVSEFEQLRNFLDEFNLALRELNIDGLKPMKNYSPGVGLEPSYSDKLWREIQKELTKVTLTIKGEADNIRVEPPFILGLKALLRVLGKEWAGK
- a CDS encoding FtsZ/tubulin family protein; this translates as MSIYIIGIGGTGAKCVEAIAQLAAIGLFNEQPLKVLFIDADETNGNLNRARSSLSSYQRCYELVSGGDKQQCPWMKTPIESFDLWSPFAEQSFNKELKTFFNYNTLKQNQPTLGNLFDVLYTKEEREANLDVGFRGRPAIGSAVMSQVDLDRLDQEPWGRFIQQIQTDTSSGKNPKVFLCGSIFGGTGASGLPTIARLIDNKLKKINIRDRVQIGCLFALPYFGFSATPDEDPNGIYARSEQFLLNTEAALRYYVTQGQVIFDTVYLLGNENFSTVKFSIGKNDQCNDPHFIELYAGLAARQFLLKPPSQKGAVVLISRKNMGHLTWNDIPEQGEVKPNLVNATRFAYTWLAEIAPELANAKQQGVDRFQRLAPWLTKFFRPAKSQANLPEFSDLKQQEAIGIISNWCENYLRWLTEIHKCTGDSIELFNVSAFDDLNSELKGEELPNLVIGDNRDKSRKSQDTPKKIKERLNPSVVTPPNQGTVGLAKAVYLLCKL